One stretch of Stigmatella aurantiaca DNA includes these proteins:
- a CDS encoding DUF6310 domain-containing protein has translation MTSQPRPECIPRMVRHLGGDALHDTCADKVPNNGFPGFDALVNGKHFDAIQIRAGMLWEIKTDNFDTYSRALQDIVVGKQVPELRRERELARACGFNFRVGVRSATHMAALEELEPTLDVVVMDWC, from the coding sequence ATGACTTCGCAACCGCGCCCTGAGTGCATCCCACGGATGGTGCGGCACCTGGGCGGAGACGCCCTGCATGACACGTGCGCCGACAAGGTCCCGAACAACGGCTTCCCCGGCTTTGATGCGCTCGTCAACGGCAAGCATTTCGATGCAATCCAAATCCGGGCGGGCATGCTCTGGGAGATCAAAACCGACAACTTCGACACCTACTCCCGTGCCCTTCAAGACATTGTGGTGGGAAAGCAGGTACCCGAACTGCGGCGCGAGCGCGAATTGGCGAGAGCTTGCGGATTCAACTTCCGGGTGGGCGTGCGCAGCGCAACGCATATGGCTGCACTCGAAGAACTGGAGCCGACGCTCGACGTTGTCGTCATGGACTGGTGCTGA
- a CDS encoding M28 family metallopeptidase has translation MISWNASRLVPLAAAVLLGAGVGHAQDSGPIDPARLSQIVKVLASDEFAGRAPGGPGEKKTLDYLISQFRAVGLEPGGEKGGWTQKVPLVRFQVKDSVVLKVAVGGQTTSWRQGQEVMVNTQRPLKRVKIDQAPLVFVGYGISAAERGWDDFKGVDLKGKIAVFLINDPDFEAQPSEEVRGKFGGQAATYYARWTYKFEEAARRGALGALIIHETPGAGYGWSTVIAGNGQTFDIVRAQPDKEKVLMQGWIQREAAAALFARSGVSLAKLKADARKATFEPVLLKGVSLSTDYRITHTRADSQNVIGRLPGAQRPNESIMYGAHWDAYGLGPADASGDKIRRGAVDDAIGLAGMIEIARAFQQGPKPARSIVFAAWTAEEAGLLGSEYYGAHPLQPLETMVANMTMDILQTAGPSRDVVLVGNGQNELEDALAEAAARQNRTITPDAKPERGLFYRADHFSLAKRGVPVLLLMGLGGGHDLVNGGREAGDRWVADYTARCYHQPCDAWRADWDLRGAAQDVQLLYEMGRSLASSDRWPQWKPGSEFKAVRDRSSAARR, from the coding sequence ATGATTTCCTGGAACGCTTCAAGGCTGGTTCCCCTGGCCGCCGCCGTCCTGCTGGGCGCGGGCGTGGGGCACGCGCAGGACTCGGGTCCCATTGACCCGGCGCGGCTGTCGCAGATCGTCAAGGTGCTTGCTTCCGATGAGTTCGCGGGCCGCGCGCCGGGCGGACCGGGCGAGAAGAAGACCCTCGATTACCTCATCAGTCAGTTCAGGGCCGTGGGTCTGGAGCCCGGCGGCGAGAAGGGCGGCTGGACGCAGAAGGTGCCTCTGGTCCGCTTTCAGGTGAAGGACTCCGTTGTCCTCAAGGTGGCCGTGGGCGGCCAGACTACCTCCTGGCGCCAGGGCCAGGAGGTGATGGTCAACACCCAGCGCCCCCTGAAGCGCGTGAAGATCGACCAGGCCCCGCTGGTGTTCGTCGGCTACGGCATCTCGGCGGCCGAGCGCGGGTGGGATGACTTCAAGGGTGTCGATCTGAAGGGCAAGATCGCCGTCTTCCTCATCAATGATCCCGATTTCGAGGCCCAGCCGAGCGAAGAGGTTCGCGGGAAGTTCGGCGGTCAGGCCGCCACCTACTACGCCCGGTGGACCTACAAGTTCGAGGAGGCCGCCCGGCGCGGGGCCCTCGGCGCGTTGATCATCCACGAGACGCCCGGTGCCGGGTACGGCTGGTCCACCGTCATCGCGGGCAACGGCCAGACCTTCGACATCGTCCGGGCCCAGCCCGACAAGGAGAAGGTCCTGATGCAGGGCTGGATTCAGCGCGAGGCCGCCGCCGCGCTGTTCGCCCGCTCCGGCGTGTCCCTCGCGAAGCTCAAGGCCGATGCGCGCAAGGCCACCTTCGAGCCCGTGCTCCTCAAGGGCGTCAGCCTCTCCACCGACTACCGCATCACCCACACGCGTGCCGACAGCCAGAACGTCATCGGCCGCCTGCCCGGCGCGCAGCGCCCCAACGAGTCCATCATGTACGGCGCCCACTGGGACGCCTATGGGCTGGGGCCCGCGGATGCCTCAGGGGACAAGATCCGCCGGGGCGCCGTGGATGACGCCATCGGTCTGGCTGGGATGATCGAGATCGCCCGCGCCTTCCAGCAGGGGCCGAAGCCCGCGCGCTCCATTGTCTTCGCCGCCTGGACCGCCGAGGAGGCGGGCCTGCTCGGCTCGGAGTACTACGGCGCCCATCCCCTCCAGCCCCTGGAGACCATGGTGGCCAACATGACCATGGACATCCTTCAGACCGCGGGGCCCTCGCGCGACGTGGTGCTCGTGGGCAACGGGCAGAATGAGCTCGAGGATGCGCTGGCCGAGGCGGCCGCGCGGCAGAATCGCACCATCACGCCCGATGCGAAGCCCGAGCGCGGCCTGTTCTACCGCGCCGACCACTTCTCCCTGGCCAAGCGCGGCGTGCCGGTGCTGCTGCTCATGGGGCTGGGCGGCGGGCATGATCTCGTGAACGGAGGCCGGGAGGCCGGGGACCGCTGGGTCGCCGACTACACCGCGCGCTGCTACCACCAGCCCTGCGATGCGTGGCGCGCCGACTGGGACCTGCGGGGCGCCGCCCAGGATGTGCAGCTGCTCTACGAGATGGGGCGCTCGCTGGCTTCCTCGGACCGCTGGCCCCAGTGGAAGCCGGGCTCGGAGTTCAAGGCCGTCCGGGACCGGTCCTCGGCCGCCCGCAGGTGA
- a CDS encoding BMP family lipoprotein produces MVSRSLPAVCVVLVMLQACKSPKEQPPVGDTTASAPAAAEKPRIGLVLGLGGRGDQSFNDSALRGLELWAGGLKSVGTSYQEASAAERQEALGPELAQRQPPITPLGIKPVVVQSQVAEDYEPNLRLLVEQDVPLAMAVGFMLEGAVETVAAKSPGTHFLLVDSPLINAKGEAYTLPNVRTVVYRSEEGCFLAGALAGLVAKEGKVGFVGGMEIPLVKQFEAGFRAGVAAVNPKATVVSSYTGSFTNFALGKQVGQDLVAKGMEVIFAAAGVDGLGAIQAVKEARDAGKPVYVMGVDSDQFHLAPKAMLTTVLKRVDLAVYEAVRDQLQGRFQGGSQTLGLKEGGVGLAPVRLDFPGKEEALKKVEALKAKIIAGEIQVPAMGN; encoded by the coding sequence ATGGTCTCGCGAAGCCTCCCTGCCGTGTGTGTTGTCCTGGTGATGCTCCAGGCGTGCAAGAGCCCCAAGGAGCAGCCCCCTGTCGGGGACACGACGGCGTCTGCCCCCGCAGCGGCGGAGAAGCCCCGGATCGGCCTCGTGCTGGGGCTGGGGGGGCGCGGGGATCAATCGTTCAATGACTCGGCGCTGCGGGGGCTGGAGCTGTGGGCGGGGGGGCTGAAGTCCGTGGGCACCTCCTATCAGGAGGCCTCGGCGGCGGAGCGCCAGGAGGCGCTGGGGCCGGAGCTGGCCCAGCGCCAGCCGCCCATCACCCCGCTGGGAATCAAGCCCGTGGTGGTGCAGAGCCAGGTGGCGGAGGACTACGAGCCCAACCTACGGCTGCTGGTGGAGCAGGACGTGCCGCTGGCGATGGCGGTGGGGTTCATGCTGGAGGGCGCGGTGGAGACGGTGGCCGCGAAGAGCCCCGGCACGCACTTTCTGCTCGTGGACAGTCCGTTGATCAACGCGAAGGGCGAGGCGTACACGCTGCCCAACGTGCGCACGGTGGTGTACCGCAGCGAGGAGGGGTGCTTCCTGGCGGGGGCGCTGGCGGGGCTCGTCGCGAAGGAGGGAAAGGTGGGCTTCGTGGGGGGCATGGAGATTCCGCTCGTGAAGCAGTTCGAGGCGGGGTTCCGGGCGGGCGTGGCGGCGGTGAACCCGAAGGCCACGGTGGTGTCGAGCTACACGGGGAGCTTCACGAACTTCGCCCTGGGCAAGCAGGTGGGGCAGGACCTGGTGGCGAAGGGGATGGAAGTCATCTTCGCGGCGGCGGGGGTGGACGGGCTGGGGGCGATTCAGGCGGTGAAGGAGGCCCGGGACGCGGGGAAGCCGGTGTACGTGATGGGCGTGGACTCGGATCAGTTCCACCTGGCGCCCAAGGCGATGCTGACCACGGTGCTGAAGCGGGTGGACCTGGCCGTGTACGAGGCGGTGAGGGATCAGCTCCAGGGCCGCTTCCAGGGCGGCAGCCAGACGCTGGGGTTGAAGGAGGGCGGGGTGGGCCTGGCGCCCGTGCGGCTCGACTTCCCGGGCAAGGAGGAGGCGCTGAAGAAGGTGGAGGCGCTGAAGGCGAAGATCATCGCCGGGGAGATTCAGGTGCCTGCGATGGGGAATTGA
- a CDS encoding FG-GAP repeat domain-containing protein yields the protein MNIPCWPAALAGLVLCPLLALAAEPTSSTSADLDGDGKPEAISLRWEEGEGTFTLKVAGKAIQGQAEDTEVHGVTVVDLDRGDKWKEVAVNMGLTDGDAHCVLYGFDGKSLKELGGVHALTETSGNGIILSDTWMGFWNRREKYVLDRKAWKLSPVPQELYYVGAEGTVKQSFALVRGRTDSAVVANVAAGSKILVLASGAPGPQGSPRWYLVKSSTGLMGWTPEKNLLDKTEGLPWAG from the coding sequence TTGAACATCCCCTGCTGGCCGGCCGCCCTGGCGGGACTGGTGCTGTGTCCCCTGCTCGCCCTGGCCGCGGAGCCCACCTCCTCCACGTCCGCCGACCTGGACGGGGATGGAAAGCCCGAGGCCATCTCCCTCCGGTGGGAGGAGGGCGAGGGCACCTTCACCCTGAAGGTGGCGGGAAAAGCCATCCAGGGGCAGGCGGAGGACACCGAGGTCCACGGGGTGACCGTGGTGGACCTGGACCGGGGGGACAAGTGGAAGGAGGTCGCCGTGAACATGGGGCTCACGGACGGCGATGCCCACTGCGTGCTCTATGGCTTCGATGGCAAGAGCCTGAAGGAGCTGGGCGGGGTCCACGCGCTGACCGAGACGTCCGGCAACGGCATCATCCTGTCCGACACCTGGATGGGGTTCTGGAACCGCCGGGAGAAGTACGTCCTGGACCGCAAGGCCTGGAAGCTCAGCCCCGTGCCCCAGGAGCTGTACTACGTGGGCGCCGAGGGCACGGTGAAGCAGTCCTTCGCCCTGGTCCGTGGCCGCACGGACAGCGCGGTGGTGGCCAACGTGGCCGCAGGCTCGAAGATTCTCGTGCTCGCCTCCGGGGCGCCGGGTCCCCAGGGCTCCCCCCGCTGGTACCTGGTGAAGTCCTCCACGGGGCTGATGGGGTGGACCCCGGAGAAGAACCTGCTGGACAAGACCGAGGGCCTGCCCTGGGCGGGCTAG
- a CDS encoding MFS transporter produces the protein MEHAAPRNPLSRSTYRGVVGGLFFLQGLCFATWASRIPSIQQQLSLSEADLGFALLALPAGLMVSLPFSGWLVARLGSARVVVGALFLYGLVLAGLGQARSLAQLSVGLFAFGFAGNLVNISVNTQGVGVEGLYQRSIMASFHGMWSLAGFTAAAVGTVLMGAGVAPALHFVAVMLGVWAVTAVSARFTLKEDAGAKAGGRVFAVPDKPLLVLGVIAFCCMMCEGAMFDWSGVYFQQVVKADKAWVGTGYATFMASMATGRFIADWLTRKLGLRRVFQVSGGLICLGLMLAVGLPYLPTALLGFLLVGFGVSSVVPLVYGAAGRSKTMPAGVALAAVSTIGFLGFLVGPPVIGLLASLSSLRLSFTLIAAMGLCVAILATAKKEEAT, from the coding sequence ATGGAACATGCCGCGCCGAGGAACCCGCTGTCCCGGAGTACCTACCGGGGGGTGGTGGGAGGCCTCTTCTTCTTGCAGGGGCTGTGCTTCGCCACGTGGGCCTCGCGCATCCCGAGCATCCAGCAGCAGCTGAGCCTCTCGGAGGCGGACCTGGGCTTCGCGCTGCTGGCGCTGCCCGCGGGGCTGATGGTGTCGCTGCCCTTCTCCGGGTGGCTGGTGGCGCGCCTGGGCAGTGCGCGGGTGGTGGTGGGCGCGCTGTTCCTGTACGGCCTGGTGCTGGCGGGGCTGGGCCAGGCGCGCTCGCTGGCGCAGCTGAGCGTGGGGCTGTTCGCGTTCGGGTTCGCGGGCAACCTGGTGAACATCTCGGTGAACACGCAGGGCGTGGGGGTGGAGGGGCTCTACCAGCGCTCCATCATGGCGTCCTTCCACGGCATGTGGAGCCTGGCGGGCTTCACCGCCGCGGCGGTGGGCACGGTGCTGATGGGGGCGGGGGTGGCGCCCGCGCTGCACTTCGTGGCGGTGATGCTGGGCGTGTGGGCCGTGACGGCGGTGAGCGCCCGGTTCACGCTGAAGGAGGACGCGGGCGCGAAGGCAGGGGGCCGGGTGTTCGCCGTGCCGGACAAGCCGCTGCTGGTGCTGGGGGTCATCGCCTTCTGCTGCATGATGTGTGAAGGGGCGATGTTCGACTGGAGCGGGGTGTACTTCCAGCAGGTGGTGAAGGCGGACAAGGCGTGGGTGGGCACGGGCTACGCCACGTTCATGGCCTCGATGGCGACGGGCCGGTTCATCGCGGACTGGCTCACGCGGAAGCTGGGGCTGCGGCGGGTGTTCCAGGTGAGCGGCGGGCTGATCTGCCTGGGGCTGATGCTGGCGGTGGGGCTGCCCTATCTGCCCACGGCACTGCTGGGCTTCCTGCTGGTGGGCTTCGGCGTCTCGTCGGTGGTGCCGCTGGTGTACGGGGCGGCGGGCCGGTCGAAGACGATGCCCGCGGGAGTGGCCCTGGCGGCGGTCTCCACCATCGGCTTTCTGGGCTTCCTGGTGGGCCCGCCGGTGATTGGGCTGCTGGCGAGCCTCTCCAGCCTGCGGCTGTCCTTCACGCTCATCGCGGCCATGGGGCTGTGCGTGGCGATCCTCGCCACGGCGAAGAAGGAAGAAGCCACCTGA
- a CDS encoding ROK family protein — translation MSRWKDLSSGEFALLDTVFWSTGLSRDALAQRSAFSKTRANAAVAGLLERELLEEAGLQASSGGRRAGTLRLHRGLGVLLGADLGATGLRVGVLTPDLQVLARHVESADVRKGPESVLSRVRALMRQLLTEAGLTPRDVIGIGMGVPGPVNFEGGQLVNPPLMPEWDSYSIREDMKADFEAPVFVDNDVNIMALGELWRMQRTLQNFLVIKVGTGIGCGIVCQGQVYRGATGSAGDVGHICVDPAGPRCHCGNLGCVEVMAAGPAIARMAREAVEAGQSVLLAETLAATGTILPEDVARAVRAGDTAANAIVQRAGSLIGQMLASVVNFFNPSHVFFGGSMMRIGPLFLASLRQSIYQRSLALSTRQLEIQVTPLGEQAGLIGASVLAMQETLRMNGAAR, via the coding sequence TTGAGCCGCTGGAAGGACCTCTCCTCGGGAGAGTTCGCGCTGCTGGACACGGTGTTCTGGTCGACGGGGCTGTCGCGGGATGCGCTCGCCCAGCGGTCGGCCTTCTCCAAGACGCGCGCGAACGCGGCCGTGGCGGGACTGCTGGAGCGGGAGCTGCTGGAAGAGGCGGGGCTCCAGGCCTCCTCGGGCGGCCGGAGGGCGGGGACGCTGCGGCTGCACCGGGGGCTGGGCGTGCTGCTGGGGGCGGACCTGGGCGCCACCGGCCTGCGCGTGGGCGTGCTGACGCCGGACCTGCAGGTGCTGGCGCGGCACGTGGAGTCCGCGGACGTGCGCAAGGGGCCCGAGTCCGTCCTGTCGCGCGTGCGCGCCCTGATGCGCCAGTTGCTGACGGAGGCGGGCCTCACGCCCCGGGACGTCATCGGCATCGGCATGGGCGTGCCGGGCCCGGTCAACTTCGAGGGCGGCCAGCTCGTCAACCCGCCGCTGATGCCCGAGTGGGACAGCTACTCCATCCGCGAGGACATGAAGGCGGACTTCGAGGCGCCCGTGTTCGTGGACAACGACGTCAACATCATGGCGCTCGGCGAGCTGTGGCGGATGCAGCGCACGCTGCAGAACTTCCTGGTCATCAAGGTCGGCACGGGCATTGGCTGCGGCATCGTCTGCCAGGGGCAGGTGTACCGGGGCGCCACGGGCTCGGCGGGGGACGTGGGCCACATCTGCGTGGACCCGGCGGGGCCGCGCTGCCACTGCGGCAACCTGGGCTGCGTGGAGGTGATGGCGGCGGGCCCGGCCATCGCGCGCATGGCCCGCGAGGCGGTGGAGGCAGGCCAGAGCGTGCTGCTCGCGGAGACGCTGGCCGCCACGGGCACCATCCTCCCCGAGGACGTGGCGCGGGCGGTGCGCGCCGGGGACACGGCGGCCAACGCCATCGTGCAGCGTGCGGGCAGCTTGATTGGGCAGATGCTCGCCTCGGTGGTGAACTTCTTCAACCCGTCGCACGTGTTCTTCGGCGGCTCGATGATGCGCATCGGCCCGCTGTTCCTCGCCTCGCTGCGGCAGAGCATCTACCAGCGCTCGCTGGCGCTCTCCACGCGCCAGCTGGAGATCCAGGTGACGCCGCTCGGGGAGCAGGCCGGGCTCATCGGCGCCTCGGTGCTGGCCATGCAGGAGACCCTGCGCATGAACGGAGCGGCACGATGA
- a CDS encoding alpha/beta hydrolase, with amino-acid sequence MKRMLVAAVSVVAVLYALLCLLVFSLQRHLVFPAPPGVREPAVPGATLLRLPGPVFALHAPAPEGAPTVVHFHGNGEQLADAGWLAQEFQQAGLGFYAVEYPGYGLAKAQGPSEEGLYAAAEAALAHLHRELGVPWERVVLQGQSLGSGVAVEMARRGYGTRLVLITPYTSLADVGARLFPWLPARLLMRDVFDSAAKAPGVTVPVLILHGTRDEVVPVDMGQRLGTLFPHATVRLLEGKHHNNVLSEPEVLEGLLRFAAGR; translated from the coding sequence ATGAAACGGATGCTGGTGGCTGCGGTGAGTGTGGTGGCCGTGCTGTATGCGCTGCTCTGCCTGCTGGTGTTCTCCCTGCAGCGGCACCTCGTGTTTCCCGCGCCGCCCGGTGTGCGTGAGCCGGCGGTGCCCGGGGCCACCCTGCTGCGGCTCCCCGGTCCGGTCTTTGCGCTGCACGCGCCCGCGCCGGAAGGCGCCCCCACGGTGGTGCACTTCCATGGCAACGGGGAGCAGCTCGCGGACGCGGGCTGGCTGGCGCAGGAGTTCCAGCAAGCGGGGCTGGGCTTCTACGCGGTGGAGTACCCGGGCTATGGGCTCGCGAAGGCGCAAGGGCCTTCGGAGGAGGGGCTCTATGCCGCCGCCGAGGCGGCGCTGGCGCACCTGCACCGGGAGCTGGGCGTGCCCTGGGAGCGCGTGGTGCTTCAGGGACAGTCGCTCGGCTCGGGCGTGGCGGTGGAGATGGCCCGGCGGGGGTACGGCACGCGGCTGGTGCTCATCACCCCCTACACCTCGCTCGCGGACGTGGGGGCGCGGCTCTTTCCGTGGCTGCCCGCGCGGCTGCTCATGAGGGATGTGTTCGACAGCGCCGCGAAGGCCCCCGGGGTGACGGTGCCGGTGCTCATCCTCCATGGCACGCGGGACGAGGTGGTTCCCGTGGACATGGGGCAGCGCCTGGGGACGCTGTTTCCCCATGCCACCGTGCGGCTGCTCGAGGGAAAGCACCACAACAACGTGCTCTCCGAGCCGGAGGTCCTCGAGGGGCTGCTGCGCTTCGCCGCGGGGCGCTAG
- a CDS encoding DUF808 domain-containing protein yields MAGSSLLALLDDIATILDDVSVMTKLAAKKTAGVLGDDLALNAQQVTGVKADRELPVVWAVAKGSMVNKAILVPAALAISAFVPWLVTPLLMVGGLFLCFEGVEKLAHKFLHSPEEDEAHHAKLTQALADPQVDLVALEKEKIKGAVTTDFILSAEIIAISLGVVASEPFTTRVLVLVGVALLMTVGVYGLVAGIVKLDDAGLYLSRRPGSFQQNLGRGILKGAPWLMKGLSVAGTAAMFLVGGGILTHGIAVVHHGIEGLAERAGGVPGIGWLLHALTPPVADAVVGIVAGAVTLAVVLGVKRVLRKG; encoded by the coding sequence TTGGCTGGTTCCAGTCTGCTCGCGCTGCTCGACGACATCGCCACCATCCTCGACGACGTGTCGGTGATGACCAAGCTGGCCGCGAAGAAGACCGCGGGCGTGCTGGGCGACGACCTGGCGCTCAACGCCCAGCAAGTCACCGGCGTCAAGGCCGACCGCGAGCTGCCCGTGGTCTGGGCCGTGGCCAAGGGCTCGATGGTCAACAAGGCCATCCTGGTCCCCGCCGCGCTGGCCATCAGCGCCTTCGTGCCCTGGTTGGTGACGCCGCTGTTGATGGTGGGCGGCCTGTTCCTGTGCTTCGAGGGCGTCGAGAAGCTGGCGCACAAGTTCCTGCACAGCCCGGAGGAGGACGAAGCCCATCACGCCAAGCTCACCCAGGCGCTGGCCGACCCTCAGGTGGACCTCGTCGCCCTGGAGAAGGAGAAGATCAAGGGCGCGGTGACCACCGACTTCATCCTCTCGGCGGAGATCATCGCGATCTCGTTGGGCGTCGTGGCCAGCGAGCCCTTCACGACGCGGGTGCTGGTGCTGGTGGGCGTGGCCCTGCTGATGACCGTGGGCGTCTACGGGCTGGTGGCCGGCATCGTGAAGCTCGATGACGCCGGGCTGTACCTGAGCCGGCGGCCGGGGAGCTTCCAGCAGAACCTGGGCCGGGGCATCCTGAAGGGGGCCCCGTGGCTCATGAAGGGCCTGTCGGTGGCGGGTACCGCCGCCATGTTCCTGGTCGGCGGCGGCATCCTCACCCACGGCATCGCCGTGGTGCACCATGGCATCGAAGGGCTGGCGGAGCGCGCCGGGGGCGTGCCCGGTATCGGTTGGTTGCTGCATGCCCTCACGCCGCCCGTGGCCGATGCCGTGGTGGGCATCGTGGCGGGCGCGGTGACGCTGGCCGTGGTGCTCGGCGTCAAGCGCGTGCTGCGCAAGGGCTAA
- a CDS encoding DUF5953 family protein: MTIPQDYLLLIAYTAALEEDDYRPLAVARAIEQALPGMRLEWTISDEGHLIPLPQRDAWIAKAAAQGRFPMLCNGDENYLVTVSGSGIPAGLGPGGKPLCDIPAKLPLDAAIIAAAGDVLEGVAESARAFWGHVTPHGTAVEIARQTSHPVRKPRVPPRGLPALKFPEDIPSPEIPHRLGWLNYWSAATAQTLGFPDSSRDAELLIRSRRTATGGWVVQLTETPLNLGNTSHLEALQHAYERFPEIGGRSPPT, encoded by the coding sequence ATGACAATCCCACAGGACTACCTTCTCCTGATCGCCTACACGGCCGCGCTGGAGGAAGACGACTACCGCCCACTCGCTGTAGCGCGTGCCATCGAACAAGCACTCCCCGGCATGCGCCTGGAATGGACGATTTCGGATGAGGGACACCTCATCCCACTGCCACAGCGTGACGCATGGATTGCCAAGGCAGCGGCCCAGGGCAGATTCCCCATGCTCTGCAATGGCGACGAGAATTACCTCGTCACGGTTTCAGGCTCTGGGATACCCGCAGGGTTAGGCCCAGGTGGCAAGCCACTCTGCGACATCCCTGCAAAACTGCCACTGGATGCAGCCATCATTGCAGCCGCAGGAGATGTGCTGGAGGGCGTGGCAGAAAGCGCGCGCGCTTTCTGGGGGCATGTGACGCCGCACGGCACGGCGGTGGAGATCGCACGGCAAACGAGTCATCCCGTGCGCAAGCCGCGAGTTCCTCCACGAGGGCTACCAGCACTCAAGTTCCCAGAGGACATCCCATCGCCTGAGATTCCGCACCGACTGGGCTGGCTGAACTACTGGTCGGCCGCTACCGCACAGACCCTCGGGTTCCCAGATTCTTCTCGCGACGCTGAATTGCTCATTCGGTCACGGCGCACGGCAACAGGGGGATGGGTAGTCCAACTCACGGAGACGCCCTTGAACCTTGGTAACACCTCCCACCTAGAAGCACTGCAGCATGCCTATGAACGCTTTCCGGAAATTGGTGGACGCAGCCCCCCTACCTGA
- a CDS encoding glutathione S-transferase family protein, with protein MTITITAFERSPDRGRGLARDMRVRWALEEVGQPYTVRLLSFEAMKEPAHKALHPFGQIPTYEEGELALFESGAIVFHIAERHAGLLPEDSNGRARAIAWMFAALNTVEPPVFDRSLVMILEREQPWYEHRLRTLDDTIRKRLDDLSARLGDADWLDGAFSAADILMVTVLRRLQGSGILEAYPNLAAYVARAEARPAYNRAFAAQLAVFNAAPPAG; from the coding sequence ATGACCATCACCATCACCGCCTTTGAACGCTCGCCCGATCGTGGCAGGGGGCTGGCGCGGGACATGCGGGTGCGCTGGGCGCTGGAAGAGGTGGGTCAGCCCTACACTGTCCGTCTGCTGTCGTTCGAGGCGATGAAGGAGCCCGCGCACAAGGCGCTGCATCCGTTCGGTCAGATCCCGACTTATGAGGAGGGCGAGCTCGCCCTGTTCGAGTCCGGCGCGATTGTCTTCCACATCGCGGAGCGCCATGCCGGCCTGCTGCCGGAAGACTCGAATGGCCGCGCTCGCGCGATCGCGTGGATGTTCGCGGCGCTCAACACGGTCGAGCCGCCGGTCTTCGACCGCAGTCTGGTGATGATTCTTGAGCGCGAGCAGCCCTGGTACGAGCATCGCCTGCGCACGCTGGATGACACCATCCGGAAACGGTTGGACGATCTCTCCGCGCGCCTTGGCGACGCCGACTGGCTCGACGGCGCCTTCAGCGCGGCCGACATTCTCATGGTGACGGTCCTGCGCAGGCTGCAGGGGTCGGGCATTCTTGAGGCGTATCCGAACCTCGCCGCCTATGTTGCCCGCGCCGAAGCACGCCCGGCCTACAATCGTGCGTTCGCCGCGCAACTGGCGGTCTTCAACGCCGCCCCTCCGGCCGGGTGA
- the serB gene encoding phosphoserine phosphatase SerB, which translates to MPSHLTPPEPVLLTVIGRDHPGIASRLTGQLAEAGAELLDIEQVVVQDRLTLCLLVRLPEKGDVLKELLFAAHELGVVLEFQTVPVPGSKPVPSSNRHVVTVVGRKLGAREVHAVTECLAGHLANIERIQRLTETELGSVEFHISLPAGRDPEELKRALLELSMASNTFDVALQRESLYRRSKRLVVMDMDSTLIRIEVIDELARVHGVGEQVSRITERAMQGEMDYDESLRQRVALLKGLDSRVLRDLSSNLPLTEGAETLIPVLKRLGYRTAIISGGFSVAAEALKDRLGIDYAHSNMLEEADGKLTGRTLGPIVNAKRKAELLESIAQAEGILLDQVIAVGDGANDLLMLEKAGLGIAFRAKRKLRQAADTSISSGGLDTILYLLGLTGRELLEARPPPAGTLDRRSSG; encoded by the coding sequence ATGCCTTCTCACCTCACCCCTCCAGAGCCCGTCCTCCTCACCGTCATCGGACGGGACCACCCCGGCATCGCCTCGCGGCTCACCGGCCAGCTCGCCGAGGCCGGGGCCGAGCTGCTCGACATCGAGCAAGTGGTGGTGCAAGACCGCCTCACCCTGTGCCTCCTGGTGCGCCTGCCCGAGAAGGGGGATGTGCTCAAGGAGCTGCTCTTCGCCGCCCATGAGCTGGGCGTGGTGCTGGAGTTCCAGACGGTGCCGGTGCCCGGCAGCAAGCCGGTGCCCTCGTCCAACCGCCACGTCGTCACCGTGGTGGGCCGCAAGCTCGGCGCCCGCGAGGTGCACGCCGTCACCGAGTGTCTGGCCGGGCACCTGGCCAACATCGAGCGCATCCAGCGCCTGACGGAGACGGAGCTGGGCTCCGTGGAGTTCCACATCTCCCTGCCCGCGGGAAGAGACCCGGAGGAGCTCAAGCGCGCGCTGCTGGAGCTGTCCATGGCCTCCAACACCTTCGACGTGGCGCTCCAGCGCGAGAGCCTCTACCGGCGCAGCAAGCGGCTGGTGGTGATGGACATGGACTCCACGCTCATCCGCATCGAAGTCATCGACGAGCTGGCGCGCGTGCACGGCGTGGGCGAGCAGGTCTCCCGCATCACCGAGCGCGCCATGCAGGGGGAGATGGACTACGACGAGTCCCTGCGCCAGCGCGTGGCGCTGCTCAAGGGGCTGGACTCGCGGGTGCTCAGAGATCTCTCCTCCAACCTGCCACTCACGGAAGGGGCCGAGACGCTCATCCCCGTGCTCAAGCGGCTCGGCTACCGCACGGCCATCATCAGCGGGGGCTTCTCCGTGGCGGCCGAGGCGCTCAAGGACCGGCTGGGCATCGACTACGCCCACTCCAACATGCTGGAGGAGGCGGACGGCAAGCTCACCGGCCGCACGCTGGGGCCCATCGTCAACGCCAAGCGCAAGGCGGAGCTGCTGGAGAGCATCGCCCAGGCGGAGGGCATCCTCCTCGACCAGGTCATCGCCGTGGGCGACGGGGCCAATGACTTGCTGATGCTGGAGAAGGCGGGGCTGGGCATCGCCTTCCGGGCCAAGCGCAAGCTGCGCCAGGCGGCCGACACCTCCATCTCCTCCGGCGGCCTGGACACCATCCTCTACCTGCTGGGGCTCACCGGCCGGGAGCTGCTGGAGGCCCGCCCGCCCCCGGCGGGAACGCTCGACCGGCGCTCCAGCGGCTAG